CAGGCATGGCTTTGAAAAACTGACCAGGCATGCCTATGACCTCATGCTCATGGATATCAGAATGCCGTCCTATTCGGGCCTGGATCTTCTGGCCAGGATCAGGAACCAGATTCATAAGATGCCCGTTTTCGTGATCACCGGGCTGGCCTCGTCCGAAGAGATGGACAAGGCCCTTGAGCTCGGTGCCGCCAAGTGTATCCGCAAACCCTTCCACATCAAATCTCTTATCCAGGATATCCGGTCCGTGGTGTCCCTGTCCTGAACGGCACACATCCATGTCCACACACACGAGGATCATTGCCTTTGCCAGCGGCAAGGGAGGGGCGGGCAAGACAACCATGGCCGTGAACATCGGTCTCGCCCTGGCCTCCATGGGGCAAAAGGTCTGCCTGCTTGACGCCGACCTTGGTCTTTCCAATGTCGATCTTGTCATGGGCCTGGATTCTCCCTCCAAAACCCTGGAAGATGTCCTGTTTCACGACCTTCCCCTGGAAGAGGTCATTGTTCCGGTTGCTGCGAACATGAACCTCATTCCCGGCAGTTCGGGCATTTCCAGAATGGCTGAATTGCCTCGGGAACAGCGGGCCGTGCTGGTTGACGAATTCAAAAAACTCGATGGCTACGATTTTCTTCTGATCGACAATTCTCCGGGCCTGTCCCGGCAGGTGGTTTCGCTCTGCCTGAGTGCCCGCGAATTGATCGTTGTGGTCAATCCGGAAGTGACTTCCCTGGTTGATGCCTATGCCCTGATCAAGGTGCTTCGGGAAAACGGCCTGTGGTCGCGCCCGCGGATCATTGTCAACAGGGCCGAAAGTATGGGGGATGCCAAGAGGATTTTTGCAACCCTGCATGCCACCCTTGAAAAATATCTGAACCTGAAGTGCTCCCTTCTGGGGGTCATCCCCCTGGACGCACAGGCCAAGACCGCTTTCAGCAAGCAGCCTTTTTTCCTTTCCCATCCCCATTCCCCGGCGGCTCGATGTACGCAATTTATTGCAAAACGCATTCTCGTGCAGGAATCCAGGCACTGGAAAAAGGGACGTCCCGAAGAGTTCTGGGAGTCGACCCTGACCAGGATCAAGCAACGGCCCCGTTTTGATTTGGAACTTTCCTCGCAACAGCTGGACACGGATCTTGCTGCGTATGCCAAAGTGGCCCCCGAGGAACTCGGAAACGTTCTTGCACAGCGGGCACGGGAAATGGACGGCCTGGCCAGCCAGCTGACCCGCATGGCCGTTGATGGCACGCTCGCCGGCCAAGCCAGGACTATAGCCGGGCTTCTTGATACCTTGTCCAGCCAGCTCAAGGAAGTTGTTCTGCCCGGGGAAAAGGATCAGGACACGCCTTTGCCGAAAATGGTTGTGGTGAGCAACCAGCAGGAAATGCGGCAGATTCTTGCGGACATGCTTGCCATGCTGGGCTATGAGCCTGTGGCGCAGCTACCGAGCGGGGTACAGGAAGGGGGAAGTGTTGACGGTCCCTGTCTGGGGATTGTCAACGTGGATCGTCCCGAAGCAAGGATTGGGGACGCCTTGCTTGCCTGGCCGGGACTTCCTCTGGTTGTTCTGGGCGGGTATGGCGGCACGGATGTGCTGCGCGCCTTTGCCGATCGGATTGTGGCCGTGATTCCGCCGCCGGTCACCTTGGGCGGACTCAGATCGACTCTGGAGAATCTGGTGGGGGTCAAACACTTCTAAACCAAAGGTGCAGACTAGGGCAGACAGCAGCGCCGTGACCGAACAATGATCCGGTCACGGCGCTGTTTATTTGTGTGGGGTGAATTTTTTGGGATTGATGCCGTATTTCTTGATCTTGTAATTGACCACGCGGTAGCTGGATCGCAGCTCCCTGGCCGCCTCGAGCATGTTGCCCTGGGTTTTTTTCAACGCTTCCACAAGCAGTTCCTGCTCGAATCGGGCCACGGCCTCGCCAAAGGACAGCTCGGTGTCCGTGGCCGAACTCTCGGCCGTTTGCAGGGTCGGGGGCAGATGGTAGGTCCGAATGGCCTCATCCATGCATAACAAGGTGGCCCGTTCCACGCAGTTGCGCAGTTCACGAACATTGCCCGGCCAATGATACTGGGTCAGCAGATCAATGGCTGGCGTGGAAATCCTCTTGATGTTCTTGCCGTATTCTTCGGAAAAAATGGACAGGAAATGTTCGGCCAGGGGAAGAACATCCTGTCTGCGCTCCCGAAGGGAAGGAATGAAAATGGGGAAGACATTGATCCGATAGTACAGGTCTTCCCGAAACCGGTTTTCTTCAATCAGGGCTTCCAGGGGCTGGTGGGTGGCACAGACAATGCGCACGTCAATGGTGGTGGATTTTTCACTGCCAAGGCGTTGTATTTCCCCTTCCTGGATGGCCCGGAGCAGTTTGGCCTGGGCCTCGGCACTGAGCTCTCCGATTTCGTCCAGAAACAGGGTGCCCTGGTGGGCCAGTTCAAAACGCCCCTTTTTGCTGCTGACGGCCCCGGTAAAGGCGCCCCGTTCATAGCCGAAAAGTTCACTTTCGATGAGTTCCGAGGGCAGGGCCGCGCAATTGAGTTTGACAAACGGAGCATCCCGTCGCGAACTCATGTTGTGGATGGCTTCGGCCAGAAGCTCCTTGCCTGTTCCTGATTCGCCGCGCAGGAGCACGGTTGCCCGGCTGTCAGCCACCTGCATGATCTGTCCCATGACCTGGGACATAGCCTTGGACGAGGCCACAATACGGTTTTTGGCCAGGTTTTCCGCCTGACTGGTTTCCCGGGCCGGGTTGGGAAGATGCGTTTCGTTCTGGAGCATGCATTCCTGAAGATACGCGGTCTGTCTGGCTATGATCCGGCCCAGGGCCTGCAGAAAATCTCTGTGCAGGTCCAGATTGTCTCGATGGGATATGGGCAGATCCGCACTCAGGACGCCGATGATCTCACCCTGTTCTCCCGAAGTGATCACCGGTACGCTGATAAAGGACAGGGAGGCCATCTCTTCCTGGCTCCGGCCTCCGGCCCGGTTGAGAAACATGGGCTCTTCCGCCATAACCCTGACAACAATGGGCTCACCCGTTGTCAGGACATGCCCGGTAACCCCTTCACCGGGAGCATAGGTTGAAGAAGGCGTCCTGGTATGCCCATGGGAGATGCTGAACCGGAGCGTGTCGGTCTTGGGATCGAAAATGGCCAGGGTGATCCTTTTGTACTCTGCCAATTCGGCCGTTTTGATGAGGACCCGTTCCAGGGTGGGCTGCAAGGGCTGGAACGGGTCAAGATCGGCTATGACCTGATTGAGCGTTTCAAACAGTGAGCGGGTTGTGGTGGGCATGATTTCAATTGGCTGATTGTGATCAGAAAAAGCCCGGTTGCCCGGTTGCATCTGCGTGTCCATCGAACACGCAGGCCGTCAGGAACCTTTAATCGTGCCTGGTCACGGCTGCGGCACCAAGTTCCACGGCACGCAGATTGATATCCACGATCTTGGGTTTGAGATGATCCCGTATGCCGGTCTGTAGCTGTTCAAGGCTTATGGGAATCAGCTCCAGGGCGCACAAGGCTCCCAAAAGGACAATGTTGGCCGCCTGGGGGGTTCCGGCCTGCTTGGCAAGGGAGAGGCAGGGCAGGAAAAAGGACCTGTCGGCCTGTTGGTCCGTGGCCTTGCGAATGGTTTCCATGTCCGGATAGGCTTCGCGTCCCAGGGCCACCCCTATGGGCAGGATGGGTTCACTGTTGCTGACCGCCACTCCAGTGGGAGCGAGAAAACAAAGAGCCCTGTAGGTTTCAAGGGGCTCGAAACCGAGGAGGATGTCGGCTTCCCCGGGACTGATTTTGGGACTTTGGTACCCGCCGAAAAGGATGGTCGATGCGACCACGCCGCCGCGTTGAGCCATGCCGTGGATTTCTCCAGCCGTGACATCAAGGCCGTTGTCCAGGCCGATCTGGGCCAGCAGGTTGGTTGCGGTCAGGGTACCCTGACCGCCGACACCAGTAAGGTAGATACGGGTCTTTGGCATTATGCAAGACTCCTTTTTCGAGCTTTGATGTGGTCGCAGAGTTGCACACAGAGCATGCACCCTGAACACTGGAAGGGATCAATGCCCATCTTGCCCTTGTCCAGGAAAAAGGCCGGGCAGCCGAGCTCGTTGAGGCAGGCGAGGACGTCTTCACTGCTTTCGAATCCTTCTTCCACATAGGCAACCTGGCCGGAGGCGGACCTGAGCACCTTGCGCTTGAAGATTTCACAGGGATCCCGGGAAATGATCACCCTGACCCCGGGCAGGGACTTGTATTCCTCAAGGGTCTTGACCAGTGCCTTCTGGTTCAGGGCCTTGACCGTGGTCACATGTTCCACACCGCATCCCCTGACAATGGCTTCGATGTCGATTTTGTGGGCATTGTCGCCCATTTGCGTCCTGTCCACGCCGGGGTTGGGCTGATGACCGGTCATGGCCGTGGTTCTGTTGTCCAGGATGACAATGAGGATGTTGTGGTCGTTGTAGACGGCATTGACCAACCCGGTCATGCCGGAATGGAAAAAGGTGGAATCGCCAATAAAAGCGACTACGGGTTGATCAGACACTCTGGCAGCACCACATCCTGCAGAGATGGATGAACCCATGCACAGGAGAAAATCCGCTGTTTTCAAAGGGGGCAGGATGCCCAGAGTATAACAGCCGATATCCGAGGAATACAGGGCATTATCTCCAAAAACCTTGCGAACCGCAAAATAGGTGGACCTATGGGAGCATCCCGCGCACAGGTTGGGCGGACGCATGGGAAGCTGTTCCGGAACCTGGCAGGGAGCATGTTCGGGCAATGGTTTGTTCAGGGTCCTCAGAATGATGTTTCTGACCATGAGGGTGGAGTACTCGCCTTCAAGGGGAAGGTGCTGCCCCTTGCCCAGAACCTCAACTGCAAGATGGTGTTTCTGGATGAGGGCGCGGACATGCTGCTCCACAAGGGGTTCCAGCTCCTCAAGGATGATGACCGTGTCCAGCTTCTTGAGAAAATTGAGGATGAGCTCGTTGGGCAGGGGATAGGTCATGCCCAGTTCCAAAACCCGCAGGGCATCGTCCAGATTGTGTTCCGCAATAACGTCGTTGGCATAGGCCCGGCTGATGCCCGATGCAATGACACCGATTCGGCCCTTGCCGCGCTGCGTATTCCACGGGCTGGTTTCGGCCTCTGCGGCCAATTCGCCCAGTTTTTCCAGAAGGACCTTGTGCCGGACCCGGGAAACCGCGGGGACAGGAACAAAGCGCATGGGATTCTTGGTCATATGTCCCCTAGTCCTGGCTGCGGGCAACTTGCCGAAGGTCACTGGCCCGCGCAGATGATTGACCCTGGTGGTGGTCCGGATCATGATGGGCTGTTCGTACTTGGCGGACAGGGTCAGGGCCTCGCGGGTCATGTCCTTGCATTCCTGGGCCGTGGCCGGTTCCAGACAGGGAATGCCGGCAAGACGGGCATAGTAACGGTTGTCCTGCTCGTTTTGGCTGGAGTGACATCCCGGATCATCGGCACTCAAAATGACCATGCCTCCGGGCGTTCCGACATAGGCCAGGGTCATCATGGGGTCGGCGGCCACATTGACCCCGACGTGTTTCATGGTCACCAGCGAAGGTACACCGGCAAGGGCCGCGCCCCCGGCCACTTCCATGGCGACCTTTTCATTGGCCGAATATTCGAAGATGAATGCACCTTCAGGGGAAATGCGAAAAAACGTATCGGGAACTTCCGAGGAAGGCGTGCCCGGATAGCAGGACACGAAACCGACGCCCGCTTCCAGTGCGCCCCGGACAATGGCTTCATTCCCGAGAAGAAGCATCCTGGTGTCGGGGGACGTGCTCAAGAGGGGATGACTCATGGTGGTTTGCCTTTGGAGGTTTGAGGTTCAAGAAAGCTGAATGCCCGGACTCCGTACCCCGTGGCCAAGCAGTGTCCCTGATGGCATGGGGGCGGGGCGAACATCGAGAATCAGTGAGCAGGGATCTGAAGCAATGCCAGGAAATGGACTTCCAAGGTCACGACTGCGGATGACAGACCATGAAGACCCCCTGGTACGTGCGATCACGGCCGTTGCTGGCGTGACACATCCAGACGAAGGCGTCGGTTTGTTGGCGACCTTAACTCATTTTGGCCTTGATGTCGGCGATCTTCATGTCCAGGAAGGCCGTATTGGTCACGGCACCGGCTGCCTTGAGCTCCTGATAGGCAGCCAGGGCTTTTTCCCAGTCCCCGTTCTGCTCGGCAACAAAGGCGATCTGGCGGGCCAGAGGTGTGGCAAAATCCTTGGCAGAAACGGTATCGATGGCCTCGAGGATCGTCAATGCTTCCTTGTACTTCCCATCAAGACTCAAGGCCCTGGCCTGTCCCATGCTCGCCAGAATGTGGATGTCACCTTCGGTTTTGTCGGCCACTCTGGCCCAGGCCGAAGCGGCTGTCGTGTAATCCTTGCTGGTCATGGCCGTGTTGGCCAGTTCCAGAAGAGGACCCACGGACAGGGCCGATGGATGTTCCTGGAGAAACTGGTTCAGGGAAGTGATCCGTTTGGCTGGGTCTTGTTCCAGCAGAATGGTACCCAGGGCATTGGTCAGTTTGTTGGCCTGAATGCCGGTGTAGGTCGTATAGCCGGAATAAGCACCAACAAGGAGAATGAGCGCTCCGAGACCAAGGCCGATGGGTTTGAGATTGTCGAGAATCTTCTTGAGCAGAGGATGGAGATCCTGATCTGCTTCATGTTCAATTTCATCAATGATATTGAGATGTTGATCCTGATTAGGCTTGTCAGTCATGATGGTGATTCCTCCTGTGGCGTCATAAGCTGATCAAAGAAATGCCTTGTATGCACTATTTGCAAAAAGGTCAAAATTTTCCTTGGGTCCTGTGGAGGGTAGCCGCTCTTGAGAAGAGAAGGGGTTTGGGCTAGAGGGACGAAGACAAATTTGTCAATACTCATGTGGAACGTGTGCAGCATCTGGTTCTTGAGAGCCGAAAGGGCAGGAATGCTCCTGGTTGGGAGTCTGGTTTCTGTCACCTGACGCACGCCACGAATGATGCGAGGTATACCTTATGAATATGGATGAACAGATGCGGGAAATGGCGGCTTCGGCTAGGCAGGCCAGTCAGGAATTGCTCAAGGTTGCAAGCAGGGACAAGGAAAGGGCCCTTGTGCATCTTGCCCGGCTCATCACGGCCAATCGGGAAGCGATTTTTGCCGCCAATGCCCGGGATATTGAAGCGGCCACGGCCCGGGGCATGGATGCTGCCCGTATCGACAGATTGCGCTTGACCGATGCCACCATCGAATCCATGGCCGAGGCCTGCCGGTTTGTTGCCAAACTTTCGGATCCTGTGGGTGAAATCGAGTCCCTGCGCAAGCGTCCTAACGGGCTGCTGGTGGGTCGAATGCGCATTCCCCTCGGGGTCATTGCCATTATTTACGAATCGCGTCCCAATGTGACCATTGACGCGGCCATCCTTTGCCTGCGTGCCGGCAATGCGGTCATTCTCCGCGGTGGTTCCGAGGCGTTTCATTCCAATCAGGCCCTGGGAGGTCTGTTGGCCCAGGCCATGGAAGAGGCCGGTCTCCCGGCCAAGGCGGTCCAGCTCGTGCCGACCACGGATCGGGCTGCAGTCAAGTCCATGCTCAATCTGGACGAGTACATCGACGTGGTCATCCCTCGTGGCGGAGAAGGGTTGATCCGGGCCGTGGTCAAGGATGCCACCATGCCTGTGCTCAAGCATTACAAGGGTGTGTGCCACATTTATGTTGACGCCTGTGCCGACCAGGACAAGGGACTGCGTATCGTCCACAACGCCAAGGTGCAGCGTCCCGGGGTCTGCAATGCCCTGGAATGTCTGCTGGTGCACAAGGACGTGGCAGCCGGTTTCCTGCCCCGGGTAGGAGAACGTCTGGGCCGGGACAACGTGGTGTTCAAGGCCTGCCCCAGATCCCTTCCTCTGCTGGGGGACAAGGCGCTTCCGGCACGGGATGATGATTTTGGCAAGGAGTTTCACAGTCTGGAACTGGCCGTCAAAGTGGTGGATTCCCAGACCGAGGCTCAGGAGCATATTGCCACCTACGGTTCCCATCATTCCGAAGCCATCATTACCATGGATCATGACCGGGCCATGCGCTTTCTCCGCGAGGTGGACGCTTCGGCCGTGCTCATCAATGCCTCCACCCGGTTCAACGACGGAGGTGAGCTCGGCCTTGGCGCTGAAATCGGTATCAGCACATCCAAGCTTCATTCCTATGGACCCATGGGGGTCAGGGAACTTACAAGCACCAAGTTTGTTGTGTTGGGAGAAGGACAGATCCGGGAATAGACCTGCTCGGGGAGAAGTATCCCACCCCAGGCAGGGCGGGGATCACCAAGTGAAAGAATATCCCGGCTAAAGGAGAAAATTCCTGATGCCCGTGAACACGATCTGGGCGGCCAGGGCCGAAAGGATCAGCCCGGTGAGCTTGCTCAGGATGATGATGCCGGTTTTTCCGATGATCCGTTCGATGTGCGTGGCCATGGACAGTAAAATGCCCACACAGACCACTGCCGCGGCCAGGGAGAGCGATCCGATCAGGGTTTCCGAGAGCTGGTGATGTCCTGCTCCCATGACCAGCAGACCACCCACCGTGGCCGGTCCCACAGTAATGGGGATGGCCAGGGGGACCACGCTCATGTCGCCGTCTGATTCTTCATGTTCGGGCTTTTTCCCTGCCTTGCCCCGGACCAGTTCCACGGCAGAAAGAAACAGCAGGGAGCCTGCACCGATTCGAAAGGCGTCCAGGGTGATGCCGAAGATGTCGAAAATGGCATTGCCCAGGAAATAGATCACAAAGGTGGTACAGAAAACAGCGCATGTGACCCGAACGGCCATGCGCTGTTTTTCGTGGTGATCCATGTCTCGGGTAAGGGACAAAAACATGGTCAGCACGAAAAAGGGGGTCAGCAAAAAAAAGAGCTTGATGAACAGACTGATGAACATGGCCTTTCAGGAACTCCTCAAACAGCCGATGTCATGCATGGCCGGGAAGAAACCCCGTAAAAGGGGCCTCCTTCCCATCCTCCGGTCAGGACAGGCTGTTGGGCGTGCGCATCATCACGATGCGCAATGAATGATTGGAGCAGGGTGGACAGCCTTGGTGCGCGATTGAAGCCCCGCTTACTTGCGGGC
The DNA window shown above is from Desulfoplanes formicivorans and carries:
- a CDS encoding tetratricopeptide repeat protein, with the protein product MTDKPNQDQHLNIIDEIEHEADQDLHPLLKKILDNLKPIGLGLGALILLVGAYSGYTTYTGIQANKLTNALGTILLEQDPAKRITSLNQFLQEHPSALSVGPLLELANTAMTSKDYTTAASAWARVADKTEGDIHILASMGQARALSLDGKYKEALTILEAIDTVSAKDFATPLARQIAFVAEQNGDWEKALAAYQELKAAGAVTNTAFLDMKIADIKAKMS
- a CDS encoding MinD/ParA family protein, yielding MSTHTRIIAFASGKGGAGKTTMAVNIGLALASMGQKVCLLDADLGLSNVDLVMGLDSPSKTLEDVLFHDLPLEEVIVPVAANMNLIPGSSGISRMAELPREQRAVLVDEFKKLDGYDFLLIDNSPGLSRQVVSLCLSARELIVVVNPEVTSLVDAYALIKVLRENGLWSRPRIIVNRAESMGDAKRIFATLHATLEKYLNLKCSLLGVIPLDAQAKTAFSKQPFFLSHPHSPAARCTQFIAKRILVQESRHWKKGRPEEFWESTLTRIKQRPRFDLELSSQQLDTDLAAYAKVAPEELGNVLAQRAREMDGLASQLTRMAVDGTLAGQARTIAGLLDTLSSQLKEVVLPGEKDQDTPLPKMVVVSNQQEMRQILADMLAMLGYEPVAQLPSGVQEGGSVDGPCLGIVNVDRPEARIGDALLAWPGLPLVVLGGYGGTDVLRAFADRIVAVIPPPVTLGGLRSTLENLVGVKHF
- a CDS encoding glutamate-5-semialdehyde dehydrogenase — protein: MNMDEQMREMAASARQASQELLKVASRDKERALVHLARLITANREAIFAANARDIEAATARGMDAARIDRLRLTDATIESMAEACRFVAKLSDPVGEIESLRKRPNGLLVGRMRIPLGVIAIIYESRPNVTIDAAILCLRAGNAVILRGGSEAFHSNQALGGLLAQAMEEAGLPAKAVQLVPTTDRAAVKSMLNLDEYIDVVIPRGGEGLIRAVVKDATMPVLKHYKGVCHIYVDACADQDKGLRIVHNAKVQRPGVCNALECLLVHKDVAAGFLPRVGERLGRDNVVFKACPRSLPLLGDKALPARDDDFGKEFHSLELAVKVVDSQTEAQEHIATYGSHHSEAIITMDHDRAMRFLREVDASAVLINASTRFNDGGELGLGAEIGISTSKLHSYGPMGVRELTSTKFVVLGEGQIRE
- a CDS encoding MarC family protein yields the protein MFISLFIKLFFLLTPFFVLTMFLSLTRDMDHHEKQRMAVRVTCAVFCTTFVIYFLGNAIFDIFGITLDAFRIGAGSLLFLSAVELVRGKAGKKPEHEESDGDMSVVPLAIPITVGPATVGGLLVMGAGHHQLSETLIGSLSLAAAVVCVGILLSMATHIERIIGKTGIIILSKLTGLILSALAAQIVFTGIRNFLL
- a CDS encoding indolepyruvate oxidoreductase subunit beta translates to MPKTRIYLTGVGGQGTLTATNLLAQIGLDNGLDVTAGEIHGMAQRGGVVASTILFGGYQSPKISPGEADILLGFEPLETYRALCFLAPTGVAVSNSEPILPIGVALGREAYPDMETIRKATDQQADRSFFLPCLSLAKQAGTPQAANIVLLGALCALELIPISLEQLQTGIRDHLKPKIVDINLRAVELGAAAVTRHD
- a CDS encoding sigma-54 interaction domain-containing protein — protein: MPTTTRSLFETLNQVIADLDPFQPLQPTLERVLIKTAELAEYKRITLAIFDPKTDTLRFSISHGHTRTPSSTYAPGEGVTGHVLTTGEPIVVRVMAEEPMFLNRAGGRSQEEMASLSFISVPVITSGEQGEIIGVLSADLPISHRDNLDLHRDFLQALGRIIARQTAYLQECMLQNETHLPNPARETSQAENLAKNRIVASSKAMSQVMGQIMQVADSRATVLLRGESGTGKELLAEAIHNMSSRRDAPFVKLNCAALPSELIESELFGYERGAFTGAVSSKKGRFELAHQGTLFLDEIGELSAEAQAKLLRAIQEGEIQRLGSEKSTTIDVRIVCATHQPLEALIEENRFREDLYYRINVFPIFIPSLRERRQDVLPLAEHFLSIFSEEYGKNIKRISTPAIDLLTQYHWPGNVRELRNCVERATLLCMDEAIRTYHLPPTLQTAESSATDTELSFGEAVARFEQELLVEALKKTQGNMLEAARELRSSYRVVNYKIKKYGINPKKFTPHK
- the iorA gene encoding indolepyruvate ferredoxin oxidoreductase subunit alpha gives rise to the protein MSHPLLSTSPDTRMLLLGNEAIVRGALEAGVGFVSCYPGTPSSEVPDTFFRISPEGAFIFEYSANEKVAMEVAGGAALAGVPSLVTMKHVGVNVAADPMMTLAYVGTPGGMVILSADDPGCHSSQNEQDNRYYARLAGIPCLEPATAQECKDMTREALTLSAKYEQPIMIRTTTRVNHLRGPVTFGKLPAARTRGHMTKNPMRFVPVPAVSRVRHKVLLEKLGELAAEAETSPWNTQRGKGRIGVIASGISRAYANDVIAEHNLDDALRVLELGMTYPLPNELILNFLKKLDTVIILEELEPLVEQHVRALIQKHHLAVEVLGKGQHLPLEGEYSTLMVRNIILRTLNKPLPEHAPCQVPEQLPMRPPNLCAGCSHRSTYFAVRKVFGDNALYSSDIGCYTLGILPPLKTADFLLCMGSSISAGCGAARVSDQPVVAFIGDSTFFHSGMTGLVNAVYNDHNILIVILDNRTTAMTGHQPNPGVDRTQMGDNAHKIDIEAIVRGCGVEHVTTVKALNQKALVKTLEEYKSLPGVRVIISRDPCEIFKRKVLRSASGQVAYVEEGFESSEDVLACLNELGCPAFFLDKGKMGIDPFQCSGCMLCVQLCDHIKARKRSLA